In the Flavobacterium pallidum genome, one interval contains:
- a CDS encoding methionyl-tRNA formyltransferase, translating into MKIGILASGGLGLKVLQQCSDLLDPVFIAADSKSDGIIDFAKEKQIPLFTGNPRNGRLLSFLNENSLSCDLLFSINYLFLIEQDILDAIPSCINFHGSLLPKYRGRTPHVWAIINNESVTGITAHFIDDQCDTGNIVLQKQIMIGPEMTGAEVLAQYETYYPIMIREIYEKIQNGSLSVTVQDHSKATYFGKRTPEDGQIDWNWQKERIKNWVRAQAHPYPGAFTFLDGQKITIDKVTFSDFGFDSSMENGTILQTDPAVLVKTQNGVIELTQIRENKDFLKQDKILR; encoded by the coding sequence ATGAAAATAGGGATTTTAGCTTCGGGCGGACTCGGATTAAAGGTTTTGCAGCAATGCAGCGACCTGCTGGATCCTGTTTTTATTGCCGCCGATTCGAAGTCAGATGGTATTATCGATTTTGCTAAAGAAAAGCAGATTCCGCTATTTACCGGAAATCCCAGAAACGGACGGCTCCTGTCATTTTTAAACGAAAATTCCCTGAGCTGTGACTTACTGTTCTCCATAAATTACCTGTTCCTGATCGAGCAGGATATTTTAGATGCGATACCTTCCTGCATCAATTTTCATGGTAGTTTATTGCCTAAATACCGGGGACGGACACCGCACGTCTGGGCCATCATCAATAATGAATCCGTTACAGGAATTACGGCACATTTCATCGATGACCAATGTGATACCGGTAATATCGTATTGCAGAAACAAATCATGATCGGACCTGAAATGACAGGTGCCGAAGTGCTGGCGCAATATGAAACTTATTACCCGATTATGATTCGGGAGATTTATGAAAAAATACAAAACGGAAGCCTTTCGGTTACTGTTCAGGATCATAGCAAAGCGACCTATTTTGGTAAAAGAACCCCTGAAGATGGACAGATTGACTGGAATTGGCAGAAAGAACGGATCAAAAACTGGGTGCGTGCACAGGCACATCCGTATCCGGGTGCTTTTACATTCCTTGATGGACAAAAAATCACGATTGACAAGGTTACGTTTTCTGATTTCGGGTTTGATTCTTCCATGGAAAACGGAACAATTCTACAGACAGATCCCGCCGTTCTTGTTAAGACACAAAATGGCGTGATTGAACTGACACAAATACGCGAAAACAAAGATTTTTTAAAACAAGATAAAATTTTACGATAA
- a CDS encoding lipopolysaccharide biosynthesis protein, with the protein MIGKIKKGLSQPVVKRMMVYALTDGLSKAVPFLIMPIIALYLKPAEFGIASNYMVYTNMVGAFIGLGTQSYFSVDYYRTDIKNRAKLLTNLVAINLVIMLIASIVILLTSGYIKNFFVIGLEFQLLGSLMMFFSAFTDLFVIYLRMEEKLKQYSRFQLMTSLSSALLSLVFITVFLMSWEGRVYALFLSNLILFIIAAIAFAKKDLLKFKYDKAMVKDALKFGIPLLPHRLSTWIRSGFDRLVITKKQGINATGIYSFGSNISNAVTLFVNSFSAAFTPYVYKQLKIGEDEIEKDFGIKKKIVKTCYLATLIFGVLLVVSYILLALFIQLCFDSSYKDAILYMPFFFVSIFFGFIYNIVSMFVFYSKKTKFLGIFTMTIAIVQAASVIPLVNWFGTMGAAYSLLVGSFLKAFIIIIYSQKVYPMPWLSNSKSYA; encoded by the coding sequence ATGATCGGTAAGATAAAAAAAGGACTGTCGCAACCCGTTGTAAAACGGATGATGGTGTATGCACTCACGGACGGGCTTAGCAAGGCGGTTCCTTTCCTGATCATGCCCATTATTGCATTATACCTCAAACCGGCTGAATTCGGTATTGCCAGTAATTACATGGTGTATACGAATATGGTGGGTGCTTTTATCGGGCTTGGGACGCAGTCATATTTTTCGGTAGATTATTACCGTACGGATATTAAAAACCGGGCAAAATTACTCACCAATCTCGTTGCCATTAATCTTGTCATCATGCTCATAGCAAGTATTGTGATTTTACTGACAAGTGGCTATATCAAGAACTTTTTTGTGATCGGATTGGAATTCCAGTTGCTTGGAAGCCTGATGATGTTCTTCTCAGCCTTCACGGATTTGTTTGTAATCTACCTCAGGATGGAGGAAAAACTGAAGCAATACAGCCGTTTCCAGTTGATGACCTCGTTGTCGTCGGCGCTGCTGAGCCTTGTTTTCATTACGGTATTCCTGATGTCATGGGAAGGGCGCGTATATGCATTATTCCTCAGCAACCTGATTCTTTTTATTATCGCCGCGATCGCTTTCGCAAAAAAAGACCTGTTGAAATTCAAGTATGACAAAGCGATGGTGAAAGATGCGCTGAAATTTGGCATACCGTTGCTTCCACACCGGCTTTCCACCTGGATACGCAGCGGTTTCGATCGTCTCGTCATTACTAAAAAACAGGGCATTAATGCGACAGGTATTTATTCCTTCGGATCGAATATTTCCAATGCGGTGACGCTTTTCGTAAATTCTTTTTCCGCAGCGTTCACGCCTTATGTGTATAAACAGCTTAAAATTGGGGAAGATGAAATAGAGAAGGATTTCGGCATCAAAAAGAAAATCGTGAAAACGTGCTATCTGGCGACTTTAATTTTCGGGGTTTTGTTGGTGGTTTCCTATATTTTGCTGGCGCTGTTCATACAACTCTGCTTTGATTCGTCATACAAAGATGCGATCCTTTACATGCCGTTCTTTTTTGTAAGCATCTTTTTCGGGTTCATATACAACATCGTGTCGATGTTTGTTTTTTACAGTAAAAAGACCAAATTCTTAGGGATATTCACCATGACCATCGCCATTGTACAGGCGGCCAGCGTGATTCCGCTCGTCAACTGGTTCGGGACCATGGGTGCCGCCTATTCGCTTTTGGTAGGCAGTTTCCTTAAAGCATTTATCATCATCATTTACAGCCAGAAAGTATATCCAATGCCGTGGCTTTCAAATTCAAAATCATATGCCTGA
- a CDS encoding SDR family NAD(P)-dependent oxidoreductase, with amino-acid sequence MIQTFSLTGKTVVITGGYGYLGKAITESLRFHGALVYVLGRNEESFENTFEDKDNLFFQTCDVSETASIQQAFEAINKVRPIDILINNAFFSKGQSPETMSDEDWATGIDGTLNSVFKCIREIIPYFKASGSGKIINVSSMYGMVAPQFEVYDDFPQFLNPPHYGAAKAGILQLTRYYANYLGKYNINVNAVTPGPFPSGTVQETEGFIKALEVKTSLGRIGKPEDLAGAFVFLASGASNFITGQNIVVDGGWTSK; translated from the coding sequence ATGATACAAACCTTTTCGCTTACCGGAAAAACCGTCGTCATTACAGGCGGTTACGGATATCTTGGAAAAGCCATCACCGAAAGCCTGCGTTTTCACGGCGCATTGGTATATGTGCTTGGCAGGAATGAGGAAAGTTTCGAAAATACATTTGAAGATAAGGACAATCTTTTTTTTCAAACCTGCGATGTCTCGGAAACGGCAAGCATCCAGCAGGCTTTTGAAGCAATAAACAAAGTCCGCCCGATCGATATCCTGATCAACAATGCTTTTTTCAGCAAAGGGCAATCCCCTGAAACCATGTCCGATGAAGATTGGGCCACAGGTATAGACGGTACTTTGAACAGCGTTTTCAAATGCATCAGGGAAATTATCCCCTATTTCAAAGCGTCGGGATCGGGGAAAATCATCAATGTTTCCTCAATGTACGGCATGGTCGCACCGCAGTTTGAGGTGTATGACGATTTTCCGCAGTTTTTAAATCCGCCGCACTATGGCGCCGCAAAAGCGGGAATCCTGCAGCTGACGCGTTACTATGCAAACTATCTCGGAAAATATAATATCAATGTAAATGCCGTAACTCCCGGTCCTTTCCCATCTGGAACGGTACAGGAGACAGAAGGTTTCATCAAAGCGCTCGAAGTGAAAACCAGCCTGGGCAGGATTGGAAAACCCGAAGACCTGGCTGGCGCTTTCGTTTTCCTTGCTTCAGGTGCATCAAACTTTATCACAGGTCAGAACATCGTCGTGGACGGCGGCTGGACCAGCAAATAA
- a CDS encoding HAD family hydrolase, translated as MNNIKEIIWDFDGVILLSDAVREYGFRKIFETHPEDQVEQLVQFHLKNGGLSRYVKIRYFYEKILNQSITEEEVNRLADNFSVIMKDALVNVNLLNPEWIELMKEIGGAYVHSIASGSDGKELNYLCQTLGIAKHFKIISGSPTPKKQLVADIISSSDFSPAEIVLIGDAVNDLEAAEFNQIKFIGYHHHSLKDAPLFLTDLTKVAQILNRN; from the coding sequence ATGAATAATATAAAAGAAATCATCTGGGATTTCGACGGTGTCATTTTACTGTCGGATGCAGTGCGTGAGTACGGTTTCAGGAAAATTTTTGAAACCCATCCTGAAGATCAGGTTGAGCAATTGGTGCAATTCCACCTGAAAAACGGAGGCTTGTCCCGTTATGTGAAAATCAGGTATTTTTATGAAAAAATCCTGAATCAATCCATTACAGAAGAAGAAGTGAACCGGCTTGCCGATAATTTTTCGGTGATTATGAAAGATGCTCTTGTTAATGTGAACCTTTTGAATCCGGAATGGATTGAGTTGATGAAGGAAATTGGCGGTGCATACGTGCATTCCATAGCCTCAGGCTCAGACGGCAAGGAATTGAACTATCTTTGCCAGACGCTCGGCATTGCGAAACACTTCAAAATCATATCAGGATCGCCCACGCCGAAAAAGCAACTGGTGGCCGATATCATCAGCTCCAGTGATTTTTCGCCAGCAGAAATCGTACTGATCGGTGATGCCGTAAATGACCTCGAAGCGGCTGAATTCAACCAAATCAAATTCATCGGCTACCACCATCACAGCCTGAAGGACGCGCCGTTATTCCTTACTGATCTGACGAAGGTAGCCCAAATATTAAACAGGAATTAA
- a CDS encoding YhcH/YjgK/YiaL family protein yields the protein MITGTLENIKEYQAIYPAISELASYLENHSLSDLDTKTALETITLIPLKSEKPGDNFDPRVLEAHKVQMDIHITLSGVDVVAYADLDKESAIFKEYDKDGDYLLAHSDNIKTITVPAGYFCIIPNQFAHMALYAGHQDVKKIVVKFNA from the coding sequence ATGATTACCGGAACATTGGAAAATATTAAAGAGTACCAGGCTATTTATCCTGCAATTTCTGAATTGGCATCTTATCTGGAAAATCATTCTCTTTCAGATCTGGATACAAAAACCGCTTTGGAGACCATTACTTTGATTCCGCTGAAAAGCGAAAAGCCGGGTGACAATTTCGATCCGCGCGTACTGGAAGCGCATAAGGTACAAATGGACATCCACATTACGCTTTCGGGTGTCGATGTGGTCGCTTACGCAGATTTGGATAAAGAGAGCGCCATTTTTAAGGAGTATGATAAGGATGGTGATTATTTGCTGGCCCATTCCGATAATATTAAAACCATTACCGTTCCCGCCGGATATTTCTGCATTATCCCGAACCAGTTTGCGCACATGGCATTGTATGCAGGCCATCAGGATGTGAAAAAGATTGTAGTAAAATTTAACGCTTAA
- a CDS encoding cytidylyltransferase domain-containing protein: MENTSLGNQVIIEIANTHGGDISYITALIKQFEKFQDYSIKFQPLHPDKLATPNFSAYTIYQELLFSSEEWRGLISLANETKNVWLDIFDEYGVQILKENFDSVYGIKLQVSVLFNAVVIRELSTLNLSGKKLILNIAALELHEIEYFLNKFESDLNPSEILLEVGFQGYPTQLLDSGISKIKIVKEHFGKKIVFADHIDRESKYAIWMPAMAMASGADIIEKHVLLDNMETKYDKYSSLDIAQFTEMIEIITNFSELDQAGFINERERTYLKNSIMKPILKADKVKGQMLSVAHDFDYKRSGLNGLNSKEISDRIASFHILSTNKAAGDTLQATDFKKANIAVISACRLKSSRLKQKALLNIGDLPSVSFSLKNLCRFTNVNHVILATSTLETDAPLKDYTYSDAVIFHRGDPEDVIQRYLDIIRQLKIDVVIRVTADNPYLDNDICQILLQSHFESGADYTAGKNASVGTNIEIMNAQALEKVKSHFPNADYSEYMTWYFMNNQEHFKINLVDLPEMYVRDYRLTLDYDEDLQLFNQIHEKLSGVPDYTLKDVIAVLDANPELAQINSHINPAYMINQELIDTLNEKTKIKL, from the coding sequence ATGGAAAATACATCATTGGGAAACCAGGTTATCATTGAAATTGCAAATACGCATGGTGGCGATATCAGCTACATCACGGCTTTGATAAAACAATTTGAAAAATTTCAGGATTACAGCATCAAATTCCAGCCTTTGCATCCGGATAAACTGGCGACACCTAATTTCTCTGCCTATACGATTTATCAGGAATTACTTTTCAGTTCTGAAGAATGGCGCGGTTTGATATCGCTTGCGAATGAAACCAAAAACGTATGGCTCGATATTTTTGATGAATATGGGGTGCAGATATTGAAAGAAAATTTTGACTCCGTTTACGGCATCAAGTTACAGGTTTCGGTGTTGTTTAATGCTGTTGTCATCAGGGAACTTTCGACGCTTAATTTATCGGGCAAGAAACTGATCCTGAACATCGCTGCACTGGAATTGCATGAAATCGAGTACTTCCTCAATAAATTTGAATCTGATTTAAATCCGTCTGAGATTTTACTCGAAGTCGGTTTCCAGGGTTACCCGACGCAACTGCTGGATTCCGGAATTTCAAAAATCAAGATCGTAAAGGAACATTTCGGCAAGAAAATCGTGTTCGCCGACCACATTGACAGGGAATCGAAATACGCAATATGGATGCCGGCCATGGCCATGGCTTCAGGTGCCGATATCATCGAAAAGCACGTGCTACTTGACAATATGGAGACCAAATACGATAAATATTCGAGCCTTGATATTGCACAGTTTACTGAAATGATTGAAATCATTACCAATTTTTCAGAACTCGACCAGGCCGGGTTCATCAATGAAAGGGAACGGACTTACCTCAAGAATTCTATTATGAAACCCATCCTGAAAGCCGATAAGGTCAAAGGACAAATGCTTTCCGTAGCCCATGATTTTGATTATAAAAGATCAGGACTTAATGGTTTGAATTCGAAGGAAATCAGTGACAGGATTGCCAGTTTCCACATCCTGAGCACGAATAAGGCTGCAGGAGATACACTGCAGGCCACCGATTTTAAGAAAGCCAATATTGCGGTAATTTCGGCATGCAGGTTGAAATCTTCAAGGCTGAAACAAAAGGCGTTGCTGAATATTGGTGATCTTCCATCGGTATCATTTTCGCTGAAGAACCTTTGCCGTTTTACAAATGTAAATCATGTTATTCTGGCCACATCGACGCTCGAAACCGATGCGCCTTTGAAGGATTATACATACAGTGATGCCGTGATTTTCCACCGCGGCGACCCTGAGGATGTGATTCAAAGATACCTCGACATTATCAGGCAGCTTAAGATCGATGTCGTAATCCGTGTGACCGCTGACAACCCATACCTGGACAATGACATTTGCCAGATTTTGCTCCAATCGCATTTTGAAAGCGGCGCCGATTATACCGCCGGAAAAAACGCCAGTGTGGGCACCAATATTGAAATCATGAACGCACAGGCTTTGGAAAAGGTAAAAAGCCATTTCCCGAATGCCGATTATTCTGAATACATGACGTGGTATTTCATGAACAATCAGGAGCATTTCAAGATCAACCTCGTAGACCTTCCTGAAATGTATGTCAGGGATTACAGGCTTACACTGGATTACGACGAAGATCTGCAGCTGTTCAACCAGATCCATGAGAAACTTTCCGGTGTTCCCGATTATACCTTAAAAGATGTCATCGCAGTACTGGATGCCAATCCTGAACTTGCCCAAATCAACAGCCACATCAATCCGGCTTATATGATCAACCAGGAATTGATAGATACATTAAACGAAAAAACAAAAATTAAACTGTAA
- the pseI gene encoding pseudaminic acid synthase, with protein MKIDNFEISKDSPVFIIAELSANHNGSIEVAIETIKAAKRAGADAIKLQTYTADTITIDSDKDDFRLKQGTIWDGKTFYNLYQEAYTPWEWHKQLFDEAKKAGLVCFSSPFDPTAVEFLEDLDAPAYKIASFEITDIPLIELTASKGKPIIISTGIAELEDIDLAVKACKRMGNDNIALLKCTSSYPAPIGEANMIMVKDLAERYGVISGLSDHTMGSTVPIVATVMGAKIIEKHFILDHSIGGPDASFSMDEAEFTAMVKAVREAESAIGTVDYKLTDKQKSGREFSRSLYVVGDMKSGDTITPENVRSIRPGYGLHPKHYREILGKKVNRDIEKGIAFSLDFIEA; from the coding sequence ATGAAGATCGACAACTTTGAAATCAGTAAGGACAGCCCCGTTTTTATCATAGCTGAACTTTCCGCGAACCATAACGGCAGCATTGAAGTGGCCATTGAAACCATCAAAGCGGCTAAAAGGGCAGGGGCTGATGCCATAAAATTGCAGACTTATACTGCCGATACCATCACCATCGATTCTGATAAGGATGATTTCAGGCTGAAGCAGGGTACGATCTGGGATGGCAAGACATTTTATAATTTGTATCAGGAAGCTTATACGCCATGGGAATGGCACAAGCAGCTTTTTGATGAAGCGAAGAAAGCGGGGTTGGTTTGTTTTTCATCGCCTTTTGATCCGACGGCGGTCGAATTTCTTGAAGACCTGGATGCGCCGGCTTACAAGATCGCTTCTTTTGAAATTACTGATATCCCTCTGATTGAATTGACAGCTTCAAAAGGAAAACCGATCATCATCTCTACCGGAATTGCAGAACTTGAGGATATCGATCTTGCTGTGAAAGCGTGCAAAAGGATGGGCAATGACAATATCGCCTTGTTGAAATGTACGTCAAGTTATCCCGCACCTATTGGAGAAGCCAATATGATTATGGTAAAGGACCTCGCGGAAAGATATGGTGTCATCAGCGGTTTGTCCGATCATACTATGGGCAGCACAGTGCCAATCGTAGCGACGGTCATGGGTGCGAAAATTATAGAAAAGCATTTCATACTCGACCATTCCATCGGTGGGCCAGATGCGTCTTTCTCTATGGATGAAGCAGAATTTACCGCCATGGTGAAAGCGGTCCGCGAAGCCGAGTCGGCGATTGGAACGGTAGACTATAAATTAACCGATAAACAGAAAAGCGGCCGCGAATTTTCACGTTCGCTATACGTTGTCGGCGATATGAAATCCGGCGACACCATCACGCCCGAAAACGTGCGTTCCATCAGGCCGGGTTATGGTTTGCATCCAAAACATTACAGGGAAATCTTAGGCAAAAAAGTAAATCGCGATATCGAAAAAGGCATCGCTTTCAGCCTTGATTTTATTGAAGCATAA
- a CDS encoding aldolase catalytic domain-containing protein, with amino-acid sequence MAKILDCTLRDGGYYTNWDFSTDIVNRYFTSFNHLPVEYLEIGYRSKPMKKYLGEFFYCPDYVLDKVKQLSTKKLVIILDEKDVLREDVVELLKPCLGIITMVRMAIDPKSFKRALGLAEEVRKMGFEVGFNVMYMSNWREHPDFLAQLKDVQGLCDIFYMVDSYGGVFPDDVRNTYNLVKEKVDVPIGFHGHNNMELGLINTLTAIECGADIVDSTITGMGRGAGNLKTELLLTALNARENLEVDFNALSQVTDAFEQLQKEHEWGTNLPYMVSGANSLPQKDVMEWVSKRYYSFNSIIRALHNQKEKKQDNEHLPKFASDKKYKKALVIGGGPSSLKHRPALHNFIEGTDDLCLIFASSKNAGYFVDTDKDQYFSLVGNEGFRLSAVFDKIENFRGTCVLPPFPRKMGTFIPEKIRSHSFELESVFTDIVDDSHTVLALQTALELGVEELFFTGYDGYSDDKIGTKEQELFVENEALFKAVSEKGITLHSLTPTRYKGLGTDSVYAHLT; translated from the coding sequence ATGGCAAAAATATTAGATTGTACACTAAGGGACGGAGGATATTACACCAACTGGGATTTCAGTACTGACATCGTAAACCGCTATTTCACTTCCTTCAACCACCTGCCGGTAGAATACCTCGAAATCGGTTACAGGTCAAAACCCATGAAAAAATACCTGGGCGAGTTTTTTTACTGCCCGGATTATGTACTCGATAAGGTCAAGCAGCTTTCGACCAAAAAACTTGTCATCATCCTCGATGAAAAAGACGTTCTGCGAGAAGATGTTGTGGAACTTCTCAAGCCGTGCCTCGGCATCATTACAATGGTCAGGATGGCCATCGACCCTAAAAGTTTCAAGCGTGCTTTGGGCCTGGCGGAAGAAGTCAGGAAAATGGGCTTCGAAGTCGGTTTTAACGTAATGTACATGTCGAACTGGCGTGAGCATCCGGATTTCCTGGCGCAGCTTAAAGATGTTCAGGGCCTTTGCGATATTTTCTATATGGTGGATTCCTACGGAGGCGTTTTCCCGGACGATGTCAGGAATACGTATAACCTTGTGAAGGAAAAAGTGGACGTACCGATCGGATTCCACGGGCACAATAATATGGAACTCGGATTGATCAATACACTTACAGCGATCGAATGTGGTGCCGATATCGTCGATTCTACCATCACCGGAATGGGCCGCGGCGCCGGAAACCTGAAAACCGAATTATTGCTTACGGCGCTCAACGCACGTGAAAACCTCGAAGTTGATTTCAATGCCTTAAGCCAGGTCACCGATGCTTTCGAGCAACTGCAGAAAGAGCATGAATGGGGCACCAACCTGCCGTATATGGTGTCCGGAGCCAATTCGCTGCCGCAGAAAGACGTCATGGAATGGGTCAGCAAGAGGTATTATTCCTTTAACAGCATCATTAGAGCGCTGCACAACCAAAAAGAGAAGAAACAGGACAATGAGCACCTGCCAAAATTCGCTTCAGATAAAAAGTATAAAAAAGCATTGGTCATCGGAGGCGGGCCCTCATCATTGAAACACCGCCCGGCATTGCATAATTTTATTGAAGGGACAGATGATTTGTGCCTGATTTTCGCGAGTTCGAAAAATGCAGGTTATTTTGTAGATACCGATAAGGACCAGTATTTCAGCCTTGTCGGCAACGAAGGTTTCAGGCTTTCAGCTGTATTCGACAAAATTGAAAATTTCAGGGGAACCTGCGTCCTTCCGCCATTCCCGAGGAAAATGGGGACCTTTATCCCGGAAAAAATCCGCAGCCACAGTTTTGAGCTCGAAAGTGTTTTTACCGATATCGTGGACGATTCACATACCGTACTGGCATTGCAGACGGCTTTGGAGCTTGGTGTTGAAGAACTGTTTTTCACCGGATATGATGGTTACAGCGATGACAAGATCGGCACGAAAGAGCAGGAACTTTTTGTGGAAAATGAAGCGCTTTTCAAAGCCGTTTCTGAAAAAGGAATCACGCTGCATTCGCTCACACCGACACGTTACAAAGGCCTCGGAACCGATTCCGTTTACGCACACCTGACATAA
- a CDS encoding 3-deoxy-manno-octulosonate cytidylyltransferase: protein MEIALIIPARYKSTRFPGKPLTDIKGKSMILRVFEQCAKAFPKEKIYVATEDNRIVEHCEAHGMQAILTSDDCLTGTDRIAEAALQIDADYYINVQGDEPVFNPEDITTIISKLEECNGEVINGYCAIDTDEQYRSSSVPKVVFRPDGRMLYMSRSPIPGNKNHTFIKSWRQVCIYAFPKKALAEFASIKEKTPLEDMEDIEILRFLEMGYEVRMLELSNDSVPVDHPEDLEKVLERLKDE from the coding sequence ATGGAAATAGCCTTAATCATACCGGCGCGTTACAAATCGACGCGCTTTCCAGGGAAACCGCTGACGGACATTAAAGGAAAAAGCATGATTTTACGTGTTTTTGAGCAATGTGCCAAAGCGTTCCCGAAAGAAAAAATTTATGTTGCCACAGAAGACAACCGCATCGTCGAGCATTGCGAAGCCCATGGCATGCAGGCGATCCTGACCTCGGACGATTGCCTTACGGGAACCGACAGGATTGCTGAAGCAGCCTTGCAGATAGATGCCGATTATTACATCAATGTTCAGGGAGATGAACCGGTTTTTAACCCCGAAGACATCACAACGATTATTTCAAAACTCGAAGAATGCAACGGTGAAGTCATCAACGGCTATTGTGCCATCGATACAGACGAACAATACCGTAGTAGTTCAGTCCCGAAAGTGGTTTTCCGCCCCGATGGCAGGATGTTATACATGTCGAGAAGCCCGATTCCGGGGAATAAAAACCATACTTTCATAAAATCGTGGAGGCAGGTCTGCATTTATGCTTTTCCAAAGAAAGCGCTTGCTGAATTTGCATCCATAAAGGAAAAAACACCGTTAGAGGATATGGAGGATATCGAAATCCTGAGGTTTTTGGAAATGGGTTATGAAGTCAGGATGCTCGAATTGTCAAACGATTCAGTGCCTGTGGACCATCCCGAAGATCTGGAAAAAGTTTTGGAAAGGCTCAAAGATGAATAA
- the pseG gene encoding UDP-2,4-diacetamido-2,4,6-trideoxy-beta-L-altropyranose hydrolase: MKKQVFFRADGSAQTGLGHLVRCLALAQMLQDDFDIEFVCMEIPDIIKQDIITKDFSVREIASENDFINSLPTDAIVIIDHYGLNVDFHKAIIAKDCKVICIDDLHEKEFHAHVIINHAPGISEDDYKALPDTKFALGPDYALLRPAFLEAAKTSEKKNKIKTVLICFGGSDYLNLTQKITAFVAGLRNDYQVFVITGAAYAFTEELSAYCAAYPEITHFSAIPEKQMLDLMKKSDLAIVPSSGIVFEALAAGCKVMSSWYVDNQREIFDGFRDLQAIIPLESFEDISEELFLNIENIETRQVIDGLSGKRLLQLISEL, translated from the coding sequence TTGAAAAAACAGGTCTTTTTCAGGGCAGACGGAAGTGCACAAACCGGACTTGGTCATTTGGTGCGATGCCTCGCATTGGCACAAATGCTTCAGGACGACTTTGACATTGAATTTGTCTGCATGGAAATTCCTGATATCATAAAGCAGGATATCATTACCAAAGATTTTTCAGTACGGGAAATTGCTTCCGAAAATGATTTCATCAACTCACTTCCAACCGATGCCATTGTCATCATCGATCACTATGGCCTGAACGTGGATTTCCACAAAGCCATAATTGCAAAGGATTGTAAAGTGATATGTATTGATGACCTTCACGAAAAGGAATTCCATGCCCACGTGATTATAAACCATGCCCCCGGAATTTCTGAGGACGATTATAAAGCGCTGCCGGATACAAAATTTGCCCTTGGACCGGATTATGCATTGTTGCGTCCGGCTTTCCTTGAGGCGGCGAAGACCTCTGAAAAGAAAAATAAAATAAAAACCGTCCTGATTTGTTTCGGCGGAAGTGATTATTTAAACCTGACACAGAAAATCACGGCGTTTGTTGCAGGTTTAAGAAATGACTATCAGGTTTTTGTGATTACCGGTGCGGCCTATGCCTTTACAGAGGAATTATCGGCTTATTGCGCTGCTTATCCTGAAATCACACATTTCAGTGCGATACCCGAAAAGCAAATGCTCGACCTGATGAAAAAATCAGACCTTGCGATTGTACCTTCCAGCGGCATCGTTTTTGAAGCGCTTGCCGCAGGATGCAAAGTGATGAGTTCTTGGTATGTAGATAATCAACGTGAAATATTTGACGGTTTCCGTGACTTGCAGGCCATAATACCTCTCGAAAGTTTTGAAGATATTTCAGAGGAATTGTTCCTGAATATTGAAAATATAGAAACCAGGCAGGTTATCGACGGTTTGTCAGGAAAACGCCTGCTTCAATTAATCAGTGAATTGTAA